The following coding sequences are from one Methanobacterium bryantii window:
- the rrp41 gene encoding exosome complex exonuclease Rrp41 — translation MIIILTNNNDNLRADGRVFNELRPLKIEAGVLEKADGSAYLEIGGNKILAAVYGPRELHVRRIMRPDMAVIRCRYNMAPFSVGERKRPGPDRRSVEISKITADALRPAIFLEKFPRSTIDVFIEILEAEGGTRCAGITAASVALADAGIPMKDLVASCAAGKANGNVILDLSEDEDKEGEADLPIAIMPRSGEISLLQMDGHMTPDEFDKAVDLAIEGCKQISEAQKNAIKDRYGEENG, via the coding sequence GTGATTATTATCTTAACAAACAATAATGACAATTTAAGGGCAGATGGAAGAGTATTCAATGAATTAAGGCCATTAAAAATAGAAGCAGGTGTTTTAGAAAAAGCAGATGGATCTGCATATCTTGAGATAGGAGGCAATAAAATTCTTGCTGCTGTTTATGGTCCAAGGGAATTACATGTAAGACGTATAATGAGGCCGGACATGGCAGTCATAAGGTGTAGGTACAATATGGCACCATTTTCGGTGGGAGAAAGAAAGAGGCCAGGACCAGACAGGAGATCTGTTGAGATATCTAAAATAACTGCAGACGCTTTAAGACCTGCTATATTTTTAGAAAAATTCCCAAGATCAACAATTGATGTATTTATAGAAATCCTCGAAGCTGAAGGTGGTACAAGATGTGCAGGAATAACTGCTGCTTCAGTAGCTCTAGCAGATGCAGGAATACCAATGAAAGATTTAGTTGCTTCCTGTGCAGCTGGAAAGGCTAATGGTAATGTAATACTGGATCTCTCCGAAGATGAGGATAAAGAAGGTGAAGCTGATTTACCTATTGCTATTATGCCAAGATCTGGTGAGATAAGCCTTCTCCAGATGGATGGGCATATGACACCAGATGAATTTGATAAAGCAGTAGATCTTGCAATTGAAGGATGCAAACAAATCAGTGAAGCACAGAAGAATGCCATTAAAGATAGGTATGGTGAAGAAAATGGTTAA
- the rrp42 gene encoding exosome complex protein Rrp42, translated as MVNIVPEITRKSIVELIENKERADGRSIDEYRDISVEVGVIEKAEGSARVKIGNTQLVVGIKPQLGDPFSDTPNVGVLMTNSELLPMASPSFEPGPPDERSVELARVTDRCLREGKILDLEKLCIIEGEKVWMIFVDIHVLDYDGNLMDAAVLGSVAARTSAKIPNATVEDDKIVLDEENPVALPIKEKPLMCTFAKINGELINDPSLEEENVMDARISIGVREDGSICAMQKGGEMPLTKEEIISAVNRTIEKTKELREYLP; from the coding sequence ATGGTTAATATAGTTCCTGAAATTACAAGAAAAAGTATAGTAGAACTTATCGAAAATAAGGAACGTGCAGACGGCAGATCAATAGATGAATACAGGGACATATCTGTTGAAGTTGGAGTAATTGAAAAAGCTGAAGGATCTGCAAGGGTCAAAATAGGTAACACTCAATTAGTAGTAGGGATAAAACCTCAACTTGGTGATCCTTTTTCTGATACACCAAATGTAGGAGTACTCATGACCAATTCTGAACTGTTACCAATGGCATCACCATCCTTTGAACCAGGCCCACCTGATGAAAGATCTGTAGAACTTGCAAGGGTTACAGACCGCTGTTTAAGAGAAGGTAAAATTTTAGACCTTGAAAAATTGTGCATAATCGAAGGTGAAAAAGTATGGATGATATTTGTAGATATCCATGTTTTAGATTATGATGGTAATTTAATGGACGCTGCAGTTTTAGGAAGTGTTGCTGCACGTACAAGTGCAAAGATACCAAATGCAACCGTTGAAGATGATAAAATTGTCTTAGATGAAGAAAATCCTGTTGCATTACCTATAAAAGAAAAACCTTTAATGTGTACATTTGCAAAGATAAATGGTGAACTGATTAATGATCCCTCACTTGAGGAAGAAAATGTCATGGATGCCAGAATATCCATTGGAGTAAGGGAAGATGGCAGTATTTGCGCAATGCAAAAAGGTGGGGAAATGCCTCTAACAAAAGAAGAAATAATCAGTGCCGTTAACAGAACTATTGAAAAAACAAAAGAACTTAGAGAATATTTACCATAA
- the rpl37A gene encoding 50S ribosomal protein L37Ae: MTRTKKVGVTGRFGARYGRKAKRTVKSIEEKMKKDHTCPKCDRIGVKRVSTGIWKCKKCGTVFTGGAYIPQTPMAKTATRNIKRIVGEGS, from the coding sequence ATGACAAGAACAAAAAAAGTAGGAGTAACTGGAAGGTTTGGCGCAAGATACGGAAGAAAAGCCAAAAGGACAGTTAAAAGTATAGAAGAAAAAATGAAAAAGGACCATACATGTCCTAAATGTGATAGAATTGGTGTTAAAAGAGTGAGCACAGGCATATGGAAATGTAAAAAATGCGGAACTGTATTTACAGGAGGAGCATACATTCCACAAACTCCAATGGCTAAAACAGCTACAAGAAACATCAAAAGGATAGTTGGAGAAGGAAGTTAA
- a CDS encoding DNA-directed RNA polymerase subunit P, which produces MYKCAKCGTLVDLKGYTEAKCPKCRYRILFKEIPPVKKDVTAR; this is translated from the coding sequence TTGTACAAATGTGCAAAATGCGGAACTTTAGTTGATCTTAAAGGGTATACTGAAGCAAAATGTCCAAAATGCAGGTACAGAATTCTTTTTAAGGAAATTCCACCAGTTAAAAAAGATGTAACTGCAAGATAA
- a CDS encoding Brix domain-containing protein: protein MLITTSRKPSSRTRSFCQDLSHVLNAKYVNRGKMSFRDVLLKSAALGFHETAVVSQIKGNPSKIEIYNENSELLLFLKITVSLLNLKGKINSDALSIRCEIEELKNPISDILKIPYGNSNKNLIWVKKGEGENKAIIEFYDKEGSVRDPRIYVKNWRFK, encoded by the coding sequence ATGCTGATAACAACATCACGGAAACCATCAAGTAGGACCAGGTCATTTTGTCAGGACCTGAGTCATGTTCTAAACGCGAAATATGTAAATAGGGGCAAAATGAGCTTCCGAGATGTCTTACTTAAATCAGCGGCGCTCGGATTTCATGAAACAGCAGTAGTTTCTCAAATAAAAGGAAATCCCAGTAAAATTGAAATATATAATGAAAACAGTGAATTGCTGTTATTTTTAAAGATAACAGTATCCCTTTTAAATTTAAAAGGTAAAATAAACTCGGATGCCCTAAGCATTAGATGTGAAATAGAAGAGCTTAAAAATCCCATCAGCGATATCCTGAAGATTCCCTATGGAAATTCAAACAAGAATTTAATCTGGGTCAAAAAAGGAGAAGGGGAAAATAAAGCTATAATAGAATTTTATGATAAAGAAGGTTCAGTTAGAGACCCTCGAATTTACGTTAAAAACTGGAGATTTAAATGA
- a CDS encoding KEOPS complex subunit Pcc1 — MNIPEHVKAEFKIKFNSLDEAKLVLKSIEPEIQTAPSERTSVEISLDGKTLKLIIDAEDTPSLRASVNSYFRWITLSHEINSL; from the coding sequence ATGAATATTCCAGAACACGTTAAAGCCGAATTTAAAATTAAATTTAATAGTTTAGATGAAGCAAAGTTGGTTTTAAAATCAATTGAACCCGAAATTCAAACTGCACCATCTGAAAGGACTTCAGTTGAAATAAGTTTAGATGGAAAAACTTTAAAATTAATAATTGATGCTGAAGATACTCCATCTCTTCGAGCATCTGTTAATTCATATTTTAGATGGATAACACTATCTCATGAAATTAATTCGTTATAA
- a CDS encoding prefoldin subunit beta: MELPQNVQHQLAQFQQVQQQAQAISMQKQSVDLQLKETKKAVEELNKVEENADVYKTAGTLLIKVKKEDMTKELEDKIETLELREKTVQRQEERIMKRLQEMQSSIQEAMKGSGIQ; this comes from the coding sequence ATGGAACTTCCTCAAAATGTACAACACCAATTAGCCCAATTCCAGCAGGTACAGCAGCAAGCTCAGGCAATTTCAATGCAAAAACAAAGTGTCGATTTACAGTTAAAAGAAACTAAAAAAGCTGTCGAAGAATTGAACAAAGTAGAAGAAAATGCTGATGTTTACAAAACCGCCGGAACCCTACTTATCAAAGTTAAAAAAGAAGATATGACTAAAGAACTTGAAGATAAAATAGAAACCTTAGAGCTTCGTGAAAAAACTGTCCAGAGACAGGAAGAAAGAATCATGAAAAGGCTCCAGGAAATGCAGTCTTCTATTCAAGAAGCTATGAAAGGAAGCGGAATACAATAA
- a CDS encoding Ig-like domain-containing protein: MTILNRNKIPLILLLINLFAILVTISNVSADSTVYVNATVGSDFNPGTSDLPYLTIDKGISSVDENGTVQIADGIYSGDGNTNLTISKNMTITGQSQDKTIINGTGTNWIFNVSNDVNFTIQNLTIINGTSYNGGAIDNQGTLNAENCTFDSNNAVNYGGAIYNRGTINLNDCIFTGNAAYEGSAVYNDQGSSTLSSCILTGNTADAAGAIYSYRSSTNITSSTFNNNTATYGGAIYNTEGSCTLHFNHIVGNTADYGNDIYCGSGSKLNAEYNWWGSNDDPSVKVIGAKVSKWLVLTVNSISTLIKGNEVSNIIADLLHDNTGIYQDPASGHIPDGINIVFGTTLGTIDNPVSLVNGTAQSTLKAGSTSGVATVSAAADSQTSYTLVNVDATSPTVTIIDPSNNTKTNITPQVITVTFSEPIQAGSAYDGISVTGPSGTFPITKNIIGSTLTLTLDSSCIDGNYSINIPINALKDLAGNSLASVFTSTFNLDTMAPKANASIKTGSYNVTKTITLNMNESGTIYYTTNGTTPTTTSKIYTAPLIIKSTTTLKFMAVDKAGNKSPVYTEKYTIDKTAPKVTLTTPKNGATGVSRTATITIKFSENIKSSLNWSKIYIKNMNTGQIVFISKSISGNKLSIKMTYKRYPSKWYQVYIPAKAVKDSAGNNLAAGYIFKFKTGKY; encoded by the coding sequence ATGACAATATTAAATCGAAATAAAATACCATTAATTCTTTTATTAATTAATCTTTTTGCTATTTTAGTTACTATATCCAACGTTAGTGCAGATTCAACTGTTTATGTTAATGCAACCGTAGGATCTGACTTTAATCCAGGTACAAGTGATTTACCCTATCTTACAATAGATAAAGGGATAAGCAGCGTTGATGAAAATGGAACAGTGCAAATTGCAGACGGAATTTACAGTGGTGACGGGAATACAAATCTTACAATCAGTAAAAACATGACTATTACTGGTCAAAGTCAGGATAAAACTATCATAAATGGAACAGGCACTAACTGGATATTTAATGTTAGCAATGATGTTAATTTTACTATCCAAAATTTGACAATAATCAATGGGACATCTTACAACGGTGGTGCAATTGACAACCAGGGTACTTTAAATGCAGAAAATTGTACCTTCGACAGTAATAATGCTGTTAATTACGGCGGTGCTATATACAATAGAGGCACTATCAATTTAAATGATTGTATTTTCACAGGTAATGCTGCATATGAGGGCAGTGCTGTATACAATGATCAGGGCAGTAGTACTTTGAGTAGCTGTATTTTAACAGGCAACACAGCTGATGCTGCGGGTGCTATCTACAGCTACAGAAGCAGTACTAATATAACTTCCAGTACATTTAACAACAATACTGCAACTTATGGTGGTGCTATCTACAATACTGAGGGTTCATGCACCTTACATTTTAACCATATTGTCGGGAACACTGCAGATTATGGTAACGATATTTACTGTGGTAGCGGCAGTAAATTAAATGCAGAGTATAACTGGTGGGGTTCTAACGATGACCCATCTGTAAAAGTTATTGGGGCTAAAGTTTCAAAATGGTTAGTTTTAACTGTAAATTCAATTTCAACCCTTATTAAAGGTAATGAAGTGTCAAATATAATTGCAGACTTATTACATGATAATACAGGTATTTACCAGGATCCTGCAAGCGGCCATATTCCAGATGGAATAAATATAGTATTTGGCACAACTTTAGGAACTATAGACAATCCAGTATCCCTAGTTAATGGAACTGCACAATCAACTTTAAAAGCTGGATCAACAAGTGGTGTTGCCACTGTTTCAGCTGCAGCAGATAGTCAAACATCTTATACATTAGTTAATGTAGATGCAACCTCACCAACTGTAACAATTATTGATCCTTCAAATAACACCAAAACAAACATTACTCCCCAAGTAATTACTGTTACTTTCAGTGAACCAATACAGGCAGGCAGTGCTTATGATGGCATATCAGTTACAGGCCCATCAGGAACTTTTCCAATAACTAAAAATATCATTGGAAGTACTTTAACCTTAACTTTAGATTCAAGCTGTATTGACGGAAATTATAGCATAAATATTCCAATAAATGCATTAAAAGATTTAGCAGGTAATAGTTTAGCATCTGTTTTTACTTCAACTTTTAATCTGGATACAATGGCACCTAAAGCCAATGCTAGCATTAAAACTGGGTCATACAACGTTACTAAGACAATTACTTTAAATATGAACGAATCAGGAACTATTTATTACACTACAAATGGAACTACACCAACTACTACAAGCAAAATCTATACAGCACCGCTTATAATAAAATCTACAACCACTTTGAAGTTTATGGCCGTTGATAAAGCTGGAAATAAATCTCCAGTTTATACTGAAAAGTACACTATTGATAAAACAGCACCTAAAGTGACTTTAACCACTCCTAAAAACGGTGCTACAGGTGTTTCAAGGACAGCTACCATCACTATCAAATTCAGTGAAAACATCAAATCAAGCCTTAACTGGTCAAAAATATACATTAAAAACATGAATACAGGGCAAATAGTTTTTATCAGTAAATCAATAAGCGGTAACAAACTTTCTATTAAAATGACCTATAAAAGATACCCTTCTAAATGGTATCAGGTTTACATTCCAGCTAAAGCAGTAAAAGACAGTGCAGGTAATAATTTAGCTGCAGGCTATATATTTAAGTTTAAAACTGGAAAATACTAA
- a CDS encoding DUF3194 domain-containing protein → MGKLKKLTDEDLDKISEIAVSSAQDFVLSKVSKKEINDIDIDVEINYEDVLDINITVNLLFDELSAADTKVADEAADHALLEIEKFLDKI, encoded by the coding sequence ATGGGTAAATTGAAAAAATTAACTGATGAAGACCTCGATAAAATCTCAGAAATTGCTGTATCATCAGCACAAGATTTTGTTCTATCTAAAGTCTCTAAAAAAGAGATTAATGATATCGATATCGATGTAGAGATTAACTATGAAGACGTACTGGATATAAATATTACCGTTAACCTTTTATTTGATGAACTTTCTGCTGCAGATACAAAAGTTGCAGATGAAGCAGCCGATCATGCTCTTTTAGAGATTGAAAAGTTTTTAGATAAAATATAA